A window from Rhea pennata isolate bPtePen1 chromosome 1, bPtePen1.pri, whole genome shotgun sequence encodes these proteins:
- the GNS gene encoding N-acetylglucosamine-6-sulfatase has protein sequence MCPAAAAARGLALAALLVLCPAAARRPNVVLILTDDQDVCLGGMTPLKKTNALIAQMGITFLNAYVPSALCCPSRASILTGKYPHNHHVVNNTLEGNCSSKSWQKIQEPYTFPALLKTVCGYQTFFAGKYLNEYGAEDAGGVGHVPPGWSFWYALEKNSKYYNYTLSVNGKARRHGENYSVDYLTDVLANMSLDFLEYKSNFEPFFMMISTPAPHSPWTAAPQYKNSFQNVSAPRNSNFNIHGKNKHWLIRQAKTPMTNSSIQFLDDAYRKRWQTLLSVDDLIEKLVKKLEFHGELDNTYIFYTSDNGFHTGQFSLPIDKRQLYEFDIKVPLLVRGPGIKPNQTNKMLVANIDLGPTILDIAGYDLNKTQMDGMSLLPLLRGDKNVTWRSDFLVEYQGEGYNGSDPTCPGLGPGVTHCFPDCVCEDSYNNTYACVRTLSTSWDLQYCEFDDREVFVEVYNLTADPHQINNIAKTIDQEILEKMNYRLMMLQSCSGATCRTPGVFDPGYRFDPRLMFSNHGVRARRFSAQSL, from the exons ATGtgccccgcggcggctgcggcgcgggggctgGCGCTGGCCgcgctgctggtgctgtgcccggcggcggcgcggaggccCAACGTGGTGCTCATCCTCACCGACGACCAGGACGTCTGCCTGGGCGGCATG ACCCCTCTAAAGAAGACTAATGCTCTCATTGCTCAGATGGGAATAACCTTCTTAAATGCA TATGTTCCCAGTGCACTTTGCTGTCCCAGTCGAGCTAgtattttaacaggaaaatacCCACATAATCATCATGTTGTCAATAACACTCTGGAAGGAAACTGTAGCAGCAAATCATGGCAGAAGATCCAAGAACCATATACCTTTCCTGCACTACTCAAAACTGTGTGTGGCTATCAAACATTCTTTGCTGGAAAGTATTTGAATGAG tatggAGCGGAAGATGCGGGAGGAGTAGGGCATGTACCTCCTGGATGGAGTTTTTGGTATGCTTTG gaaaaaaattcgAAGTATTACAACTATACTCTTTCAGTGAATGGCAAAGCACGAAGGCATGGTGAAAACTACAGTGTAGATTACCTTACAGATGTACTG GCTAACATGTCTTTGGACTTCTTGGAATATAAATCGAATTTTGAACCCTTCTTTATGATGATCTCCACTCCAGCACCACACTCACCTTGGACAGCTGCTCCACAgtataaaaacagttttcagaatGTCAGTGCACCAAGAAACAGCAATTTTAACATTCATGGAAAG aacaaGCACTGGTTAATTCGACAAGCAAAAACTCCAATGACTAACTCCTCAATACAGTTTCTTGATGATGCTTATAGAAAGAG gTGGCAAACTCTGCTGTCAGTAGATGATCTGATAGAAAAGCTGGTGAAGAAACTGGAATTCCATGGAGAGTTAGATAACACTTACATCTTTTACACATCAGACAATGGTTTTCATACTG GCCAGTTCTCATTGCCAATAGACAAACGGCAGTTGTATGAGTTTGATATCAAAGTCCCCTTGCTAGTCCGAGGACCAGGAATAAAACCAAATCAGACAAACAAG ATGCTTGTTGCAAACATTGATTTGGGTCCCACTATTCTGGATATCGCAGGGTATGACCTGAACAAGACTCAAATGGATGGGATGTCACTACTGCCACTGTTG AGAGGAGATAAAAACGTGACGTGGAGATCAGACTTCTTGGTGGAATACCAAGGAGAAGGATATAACGGCAGCGATCCTACCTGCCCTGGCCTAGGACCTGGTGTTACA CACTGTTTCCCAGACTGTGTCTGTGAAGATTCCTATAACAATACATATGCTTGTGTAAGGACACTGTCAACCTCCTGGGATCTGCAGTACTGTGAATTTGATGACCGAGAG GTGTTTGTGGAAGTATATAACTTGACTGCAGATCCGCACCAGATCAATAATATTGCTAAAACAATAGATCAAGAAATTCTAGAAAAGATGAACTATCGATTAatgatgctgcagtcctgttCAGGAGCAACCTGCCGTACACCAGGTGTCTTTGATCCTGG GTACAGGTTTGACCCACGCCTCATGTTCAGCAATCATGGTGTTCGGGCTCGCAGGTTTTCTGCGCAGTCCTTATAA